The DNA segment ttctgagttgctgaatctaaaacagcaactaACGGCCAAGTCGAACACGACGAGTGATGGGTTTTCGTTCTCGATGTTGTAAATGATCTTACTTTCTTTTTGGTCAGCAGTTATCCATTCGCTGACCCTGCTTATAAGAATTGTTCTTTCAGCTGGAACTGTTTTGTGTAGTTTAGATAGAGGTGCTGCTCCGTGTGAAGTGGGAGTGCGTAGGCCAGGAGTTTTTCCAAGTCCCCGcacatgaaaagaagagcacgaCATCCTCATCTTTATGACTAATGTCAATGGGTGTGATGCTGACCCCATCTTTGTTATCATAAGAATGTCACTCTTTCCAAAGGTGTGTCCATCTAGGTTGGTAATCTTATCTTTATACCGTTTGGGACGTATTGTGTCCACCTAGGGATTCAACTGATGGTGAGGAGTGATGCCGTTCTGCCGTCAGCTTGGTGGATGTGTCTCTCGATCACAGGAGATGGAGTCAGCATGTGGGGGAGAGAACTGGGTTCTGCCTGTCTTTGTAATATAGAAAGAGGAGTCACAGGTTAAagatattttcaatatttatgcAGTTGATGGAAAAGTTTGAAAATCTGTTCCACCGTATTAgaactggtggttaatgaagacaaaactaagaTTGAATGTAGAAACCGGAAATAAACGGGATAATTATAGAAAGAGTAAAAATAAATTTTACTATTTAATATCCAAATATAATAGATATACCCAAGATATAATCGAGCTTGAAGGCTGAGTTGAACCGTTCATTGGGTATTTGTCTGAAGTTATTACAAACCTTGAAAGCTACGAAGTTTCTTGCGTACACGAGAACTTGTACCAAAGTCCCTTGAGATCTCTTATCGATTATTCTGAACCTTCAATTTCTCGATTTGGTAAAAGGGATTAAACaaattggagaaggtacaaaacgaAGCAATGCAAATAACTTTAGGATGACCTTGGAAtacaaagactgagttaataacgATGGAATTGAACtttcagagtattggggatataaTTTCTGGGATAATCTTGGCTTCGgtgattagattaatgagaggctgAGGAGCTTATGAATtaatcgattgattgattgataaagatcaaGTCACCCAAAAAgtgaacacgggagacatctcccgtcacgcagggtgcagtcgcacctccacaggtctccagtatcagctcttgatactggtaatggctcaaaaggaccaccacttacgggctattcatgcccgtgccaccttttgggtggcttaatcttcatcaatcatcaatccatTTGgtcccttacgggctattcatgcccgtgccaccttttgggtggcttaatcttcatcaatcatcaatcaaaaaGTGAAGGTTCTTGGGAACCATTACCAATACCAATAGCTGATATTGGATATCTGTGGATGGATGGGGTCTTCATGGTCACTAGCAGTTTATGGCTCGCAGGGCTcttagttgccaggttgcagtttAATGTACAAGGCGATGTGTTATACCTGAACAGAACAACCTTGTTAGCTCAGTACCATCAGGATAATCATCTTTTTCCAGGAATTCCATTTGTCTGTCAGGTATTTTGCGGTGGAATTCTGGGTAGCGGATTTTTTTCTTCAGTATGATGAGGTTATTGTAAAAGTTTATGGTGATGGCATGGACATTCATAGGGTGCGGGTATTTGTTGTTACAGATTATCTTGTTACATTTGTTGGCCAATGGTCGTCTGATGTTTGTGATGCCACTGAACTCGCTGGGCGGAATGAAGAGAACATATCAAGAACTTTTGTCTTCATCGTCGGTGGCAAGGATATTCTTGTCGAAGTAGGTGGAGGCTCTGGAGAGCCTCTTGGTGTCGGTTGTGGGAGTTTAGGATGGTCCGTCGTCGTCTtcttaatgaattaatcctctcagcTCAAATGGTGGGAAAAAAGATCTTGGGGTGTTGATTTGGTTGGAAGAAATGAATAATGTGTTTTTAGGTATTACACGAGAGGATATTTGATAACTTTATTTTAAATTGTTACAAAATATAATGTCTTACAAGAATGTATTTCATTACCTTCTGATGTAAAGATTGTTCTCCCTGCAAAAGGATGAGAGTATGTACGAGTCAGGACAGTTGAAagtaatatatgattgaaaagtagaaaaactcccaaatTAAAAACTCTCGATGTTTGTTGTGATGGCTCGGTAACTAAGGATGGAaaagcaggatgtggagtcttgattaaGGAGTACACTGAAATCTTCACCGTAGATGTTATTGGACACAGcctaattgtgtcatttaagttgtGTCAACTAAATTAAGCCTATTTTTTTATTTACAGTAGATGATCTTTGGCGTTATTATATAGCAGAAGACCAGTATATCAGTATTTTCTGGACTATGAAGAGGGAACATTAAGCAACTAAAGAAAAATGGCTAAAAATAAGATTCATGACCCCATTTATGTAGGAATCTTTGTAAATCAGGCAGTTGATGTAATAGAGAAGAGGGCCACGGGAGAACTCTTGTCGATGTAATATGTTAAATAAGGATATTGTAATATCAAGGCAAGTAAAGAATTGGTATCAATGGAGGTAAGACAAAAAGAATAATGTAATTCATGTTTATATGTGTTTTCCATTATAAGTAAATACGTTGATTTGAGCACAGTAGCTGATTTGTGGTcatttgctaatgtggtaccgatTTTTAAGAAGGGAGAGTGATCACTTGCATAGTCATATTAGCTGAACTTCTTAATTGATCAACAACATAGGTGTACTAAGAGTTGCTCTTGTTTGGCAAATTTACTTTCATTCTTTTCTAGCATACCTGGGGTAGTTGATTGTGAAAAGACTGATTAGCAAAATAGAGGCTCAAGGTATTATGGTGATATCTTCATCTGGAAAATATCATGATTGTATtaaaggaagcaaagagttattaTAAATGGAGTTATGTTTAAGTGGAAAACTTGTAGGTGGGGTGTCTGGAGTGGAGTGAAGGATGTGTCCTAGGACTTCAATTGTCTaccatatatataaaataattagaTAGGATGTTTCACAAAAATTTACAAATATGTAGACGAAACAAAAATTGGTCGGGAGATAAACCCAGAAGACGCCAAATCGCATTGCTTCAATTGATTTTCTTATTGGTATAtgacgttagtgtgattttcttGTGTAAAACGCAAAATCGCTTCAAGACGATCCAGACAGGTTTTTGAAATGGTctaaagactggcagatgcagctTAATGTAGAGAAATGTAAGTTTCTGAGGCTAGGTAGTGAGTTACAAGATTTCAGCTAGAGGTCATAATTAATAGGAACTTAAAGCCAATTTAAATGTAAAGTCCAATAAACCATTTTCATTTTCTTTAATTCTTAAGTTGTTATGTACAACTGATTGGCCAATTATAATTATAATCCCATCCTTTGCGTCTATAATAGATGTAAAGTAATATATCTTAGAAGCAAACATGAAATGGCAAACTACTTATAAACATGAGAattgatgactgaaaatgaagaaaACGACCTGTGAGAGTGATTGATGATCTGCAGCAGAGTAAAGCACTGCACTGATGCTATAATAATaccaatatgtgtgtgtgagagtgattgATGATCTGTAGCAAAGTATAGCACTACATTGATGCTTTAATAATACCAATATAATGTTATTTTTCACTTGATACCGCTCTTATTTTTCGTCCTCTGGGTACCACTTTTATTTTTTCTTCACTGGGCACCACTATTATTTTTCTTTCACTGGGTACCACTGTTATTTTTTGTTTCTTGGTTCGATCTGAAAAAGTCAATTCCTGCACATTTGTTAGTGGATCATTCTACAGTGTACCTTACACTTTGGTTCCATTCACTTGGGTAACATTCACTAGTGTACCATTCTACAGTGTACCATTAACTTGGGTACCATTCATTAGTGTTCCATTCAACAGTGTACCATTAACTTGGGTACCATTCACTAGTGTACCATTCAACAGAGTATCATTAACATGGATACCTTTCACTAGTATTCCATTCAACAGTGTGTTTTTTACTTAAATATCATTCACTAATACATTCACTAGCATACCATTCAACAGTGTGCTTTTTACTTAAATATCATTCATCAATACATTCACTAGCATACCATTCATTAGTGAACCATTCTCTAGTACAGCCACAAGTAAACCATTCAAAAGTGTACACCTCAAAAGTGTACCACTAAATATTGTAACATACTGTACACGAATATTACATTCCGAattgagaaaaaatatattactaaATTAGATCGTATTCAAAGTCCAACCGCAAAAATAACGCCACGAGAGCAATAAATTCTTCGAAGGTTTCAAAGAGCGAGAAACACTGCTTTGCAGTTCTTGAACAACATCCATCTCACCTCTGCCCCGCCTGCGCGTCCTCACTAAGTGTATATGTTTGCCATCATCGAGCAGCAGTGTTAGTCAGTCAGTCAGCGTCGACCAGACTTCCAGGCAAGGTGAGTGGAGGAATGTGTATTAACATGTTCCCAGGTAAAATATCATTAATGGGGTTTATGTTCTCACTTTTAAATCATTATACTGATCTATGGTCCATATGGAATATGGATTAAAATTATAATTGTTTAACATCAAATTCCATTAAAAGAAAAATcgaaaattagaaaaaaaatagtttGTGTAACAAATTATTATTCTAGATTTCATACTCACTTGCAGTTGGAGAAAATTTACATGACGTAACCAATGTGTTACAGTCGCATCAGTCTGTTACGAGACTAAAGTGAAataacacacagaaataacaattgcgtgatgcatcaaatgaacaaatccacgggggttcgaacctacgtccgagaggatcccagacgctgccttaaacgCCGAAATGAACAacttgaacaaatgaacaaaccttgtggatttgttcatttgatgtatcacgctcaTTTTGATTTCTGTGTATAATGAAGTAGAGGTACAACAggttattgacagagctcgggtgcatggggggaattgtgtacaatcctggtttgtgtctcggagaggctgcaggatccgagtaaggtcagtagaacttccggttgcaattcttctaccatgtcgcagctcagtcgattaaggcctcgtctgggatcctctcggacgtaggttcgaaccctcgtcacggtccttgttgatttgttcactaAAGTGATGTTAAATATTATGGAAATTGTTACTGTTATGATACTTATTTTGTCTTTCCCACTAGATGAAGTACTTGGCAGCATCAGTGTTGGTGGCCGCTCTTGCCGCAATATCTGCAGTACCTTACTCTTCTGTTGTGCAGGAAGAGTGGGAGACATTTAAGGTAAGAACGTAACAACAATTATTTTAAGTGTTCTTTAAGAAGAAAGCTTTAACATGTTCTAGGGGATAATAGTGTAACAGTTGCCATCATTTTACACTAGGTTTAAAATTAGTGTGAGAGAACACTGTGATAGCTTGATAGCGTATCAAGTTTCATGTATAGATTTCTCTTGCAAATAAAGGTGTTATATTTGTTTTGACTGCAAACCCGCTGGTATCACTGGTCACTTCAGTGAAGAAATTTATTGAGTGCAGTCAGTAAAGTCGGAGGTGATGGATGCTACTTGTGGTGAACTAAAGCGTTCCTTGCCAACTTCTTTTCATTGTTTATATCATCAACAACCGTTGCTGTTGTACTGATCTAAAAAACTATTGTGCTTGTAGCAACTATATTACATCTGCATATACTCATCTTCATATATTTTTAAAACCATTTGTCTTGCCTCCCGAGACCGGCTAGAAGAAATAGTGTAAttatgaaaaaatattttttagatTGAACATGACAAGAAATACGCCACTGATGTTGAAGACTCGTTCCGCATGAACATCTATATGGAGAACAGACACAAGATTGCTGCACACAATAAGCTGTTTGCAACAGGACACAAGTCATACAGGCTGAGGATGAACAAGTTTGGTGACATGGTAAGTAGGATAAACTTCTAATTAGTTAGCATTGTTTGCATGATAAAATCAGAAGAAgcaatgaaattgaaataagtttattgaggtaaaatacacacaaagggatgaggtatctCAATCTATTCTCactccgttcagtacatcgtgttaaaacatacatatacacacatcacaaacaataaacatattaccaaacattctgagagataaacatatatatttcctcctttacacaagtagtatggtatcagacgtacacataaatacatttatgacctaggtatactgtatagacaatatgCAAGAGACattcagataattcaacaaaagattaatcttggtgcaaaattcttatatctctcgagaatatcatcaacctttccgttgtgacacatccaggctatttgttcaggaacagtccttatctcagtgtttctatatacattaatcaacggataaTCAAGAacgtaatgggcaagggtgtgataccttaacataccacatagtttacacttcgtgtcgttatcatgaacacctatcccatattcccagtaatatttgtacccaagcctgagccgcatgtacccagagtcactccaagcatttctccttttaccataagtgaaatgggtgttctgtctcacatacatgtagtgttgcatggtttgacttctctcatacattatacctctctccacttctgcctgaatatttctgattttgcttcttatttgtttcattgtgaattcacattcaatgttaacttgtggttttgatgtggcacgtttggccaagtcatccgccactcgttgagcactattccaacatgaaatGGAATACATATGAATTTCAcagtatgacctttcagctgtatctcagttatctttttcttacaatcctcaactatggacatgaagactgggtttcgactgttaagAAGCCATGAAGAGGATTCTATCCAATGCGATGGATCCTCACAGGCTCGCCTCTAGGCCACTACACCGCGACAtggcaacctgggattcaactaaATCATCTGGGGTTCAGAGGATTGAAACCCTGTATTCGAACCAATACTGAGCAttggttcaagtcctcttggctcctactgattttttttCTCATTGaggcatcacgttaatgtgatcacATTGTGTATTGTCTGTATCCTGATCTCATTCAGAACAACAAAACTCATATGTTCAATTACACCCTAATGCCCAGTAATTTATgtgattttgaccagaccacacactagaagttgaagggacgacgacgtttcggtccatcctggaccattttcaagttgattgagaatcgacttgagaatggtctaggacggaccgaaacgtcgtcgtcccttcaacttcttgtgtgtggtctggtcaacatacttcagccacgttattgtgactcatcgcctgcttatgtgatgtaataaaataaaatatttcttACAGCTGCAGGATGAGTTTTTGTCAACAATGGCAGGTTTCCATGCGAACCACACAGAAAGATACAGATTAAACAGCATGTACAATGGTTCCACTTACATTGAGCCAGATGATGATGTTGTCCTTCCCAAGACTGTTGACTGGAGAGAGAAGGGAGCAGTCACCCCGGTAAAGGACCAGGGAAAATGTGGATCATGCTGGGCCTTCTCAGCTGTGAGTATTATCTTCTAACTCATCTTGTTTGTAGTGTTATTTATATGAAATATTAATGACATCTTGGACATGTGAAGTTAATTTTTAAtgggtttattgttattattttatacaAATCAAAAAGTTGAATATTTAGGAAAATTCTTAAGTAAATTTATGCAGACTTAAGGTTGATAATTAGTATCATTATTATCCTAGATAATTACTTAATGAGTTGCGTGCTATTAAATCCTTAGATATTTAATAATATTGATATATGAGCAAATATTAATATTTTCTCATATATTAATAATGATCATATAAAGGATTTACAAGTTCTGATGATGTTTTACAAAGTAATGTTTGTGTGGTCCACAGACCGGGTCACTGGAAGGTCAACACTTCCGCCAGACGGGTAAGCTGGTGAGCCTTTCTGAGCAGAACTTGATTGACTGTTCCACCAAGTACGGCAATGGTGGCTGTGACGGTGGACTGATGACCGCTGCCTTCAAGTACATTGAGGACAATGGTGGGATTGACACTGAAGATTCTTATCCTTACAAGAAGAAGGTAAATACACGTTTCATGATAATTATATTTTACCTGGGATGTGGTCTTGAACTTTTAAACAGTGAGTAGTTTGTAATATTTGCTGATGAGGAGTCTGCAAATATTGCagtctgtgtgtggtttggtcaacagagtTCGTAATATTTGCTTTTTTGTGATTGACACTGAAGATTTTAATGATAATTATATTTTACATATTTAAAACTGGCTTTAAACTTTTTAACAGAGAGAATAATAAGCATTCGCATAACCTTTAATGCCTTTAAATtcgaaaatttatttattttgtaggAATTATGAAAGTT comes from the Procambarus clarkii isolate CNS0578487 chromosome 73, FALCON_Pclarkii_2.0, whole genome shotgun sequence genome and includes:
- the LOC138356597 gene encoding procathepsin L-like; protein product: MKYLAASVLVAALAAISAVPYSSVVQEEWETFKIEHDKKYATDVEDSFRMNIYMENRHKIAAHNKLFATGHKSYRLRMNKFGDMLQDEFLSTMAGFHANHTERYRLNSMYNGSTYIEPDDDVVLPKTVDWREKGAVTPVKDQGKCGSCWAFSATGSLEGQHFRQTGKLVSLSEQNLIDCSTKYGNGGCDGGLMTAAFKYIEDNGGIDTEDSYPYKKKEGKCQYKQQESGAKVTGFVHIREGSEDALKKAVATVGPVSVAIDASHGSIQFYHHGVYDEPGCSSTNLGHGVLVVGYGTTEDGTDYWLVKNSWGTTLGDEGYIKMMRNRSNQCGIATAASFPLV